From Parcubacteria group bacterium, a single genomic window includes:
- a CDS encoding HD domain-containing protein, whose amino-acid sequence MTKESLNIPKEVRETIKALNDAGFEAYAVGGCVRDFILGREPNDWDITTNAKPDEIQKIFKNSVYENDFGTVAINTESQNERLKIIEITTYRIEEKYTDKRHPDAVKFTTKLEDDLARRDFTVNAIAYDGKKFIDPFGGQKDIASKIIRTVGNPKERFNEDALRLMRAIRFAVQLNFKIDKKTVEGIGENSGDIVAISKERIRDEVIKIIKTENAMAGIEMLSEFGLLKHIMPEMEEGINVGQNKHHIYTVWEHNLRALDWAAKNDYKMEVRMASLLHDVGKPRAKQGDGPDSTFYNHEVVGAKMTAQILERLKFPKKFVEKVTLLVRYHLFYYNVEEVSESSVRRLVKNVGPENMDDLLEVRMADRKGSGVPKAEPYKLRHLRAIIEKVSRDPISVKMLKINGNDLMKELKMEPGPRLGYILNILLDEVLDNPNKNTKEHLLENAKKLNKEPLEKLEKLFKMAQAKTQEAAEEEFKGIKEKYYVK is encoded by the coding sequence ATGACTAAAGAAAGTTTAAATATCCCAAAAGAAGTTAGAGAAACAATAAAGGCGCTAAATGACGCGGGGTTTGAGGCGTATGCCGTTGGCGGGTGCGTGCGCGATTTTATTTTGGGCCGGGAACCGAACGATTGGGATATAACCACCAACGCTAAACCGGATGAAATCCAGAAAATATTTAAAAACAGCGTTTACGAAAATGATTTTGGCACGGTAGCGATAAACACAGAAAGCCAAAACGAACGGCTTAAAATAATAGAAATTACCACTTACCGGATAGAAGAAAAATACACCGACAAAAGACACCCCGATGCCGTTAAATTCACGACAAAGCTTGAAGACGATTTGGCAAGGCGCGATTTTACCGTAAACGCCATCGCTTACGACGGAAAAAAATTTATTGATCCTTTCGGCGGACAAAAAGACATCGCCTCTAAAATTATCAGAACCGTTGGCAACCCGAAAGAAAGATTTAATGAAGATGCCTTGCGCCTGATGCGCGCCATCCGCTTCGCCGTCCAGCTGAATTTTAAAATTGATAAAAAAACCGTAGAAGGTATTGGGGAAAATTCCGGCGATATCGTGGCCATATCCAAAGAGCGCATCCGCGACGAAGTAATAAAAATCATAAAAACAGAAAACGCCATGGCCGGCATTGAGATGTTAAGCGAATTCGGGCTTTTGAAACACATCATGCCAGAAATGGAAGAAGGGATTAATGTGGGTCAAAACAAACATCATATTTATACCGTCTGGGAACATAATTTAAGAGCTTTAGATTGGGCAGCAAAAAATGATTATAAAATGGAAGTTAGAATGGCTTCCCTGCTTCACGATGTCGGAAAGCCCAGAGCCAAACAGGGAGACGGGCCCGATTCCACTTTTTATAATCATGAAGTAGTCGGCGCTAAAATGACCGCTCAAATTTTGGAACGGTTAAAGTTCCCTAAAAAATTCGTTGAAAAAGTAACGCTTTTGGTACGCTATCACTTATTTTACTATAATGTTGAAGAAGTCAGCGAAAGCTCGGTGCGCCGGCTGGTAAAAAACGTCGGTCCGGAAAACATGGACGATCTTTTGGAAGTAAGAATGGCCGATAGAAAAGGTTCGGGCGTCCCCAAAGCCGAGCCATATAAGTTGCGCCACCTCCGCGCTATTATTGAAAAAGTATCGCGCGACCCGATTTCTGTAAAAATGCTTAAAATCAACGGAAATGATTTAATGAAAGAGTTGAAAATGGAACCGGGGCCGCGCTTGGGCTATATACTAAATATCCTTCTTGACGAAGTTTTAGACAACCCGAATAAAAACACAAAGGAGCATCTTTTAGAGAACGCTAAAAAATTAAATAAAGAACCGCTTGAAAAACTGGAAAAATTATTTAAAATGGCTCAAGCTAAAACACAGGAAGCGGCGGAAGAAGAATTTAAGGGAATTAAGGAGAAATATTACGTAAAATGA